The following are encoded in a window of bacterium genomic DNA:
- a CDS encoding transposase, protein DLKIGFGMERMPCGQFEANAVFFRIGVIAYNTYKLFVLHALDRSWHKHQVQTVRWRLYQIAGKIVYHSGQTFLKVRKALCRMFKDIRLRIWEFANT, encoded by the coding sequence GGATCTGAAGATAGGATTTGGCATGGAAAGAATGCCTTGTGGACAGTTTGAGGCAAATGCTGTTTTCTTTAGAATAGGTGTTATAGCGTATAATACTTACAAATTGTTTGTTCTGCATGCTCTGGATAGATCGTGGCATAAGCATCAGGTACAAACAGTGCGATGGCGATTGTATCAAATAGCTGGAAAGATTGTATATCATAGTGGACAAACCTTCTTGAAAGTGAGAAAGGCTTTATGCCGGATGTTTAAAGATATTCGTCTGAGAATATGGGAGTTTGCCAATACTTAG
- a CDS encoding serine/threonine protein kinase: protein MKLAGYEVIRKIASGGMSDVFQAKRLYDNKLIAIKLINSHISKNTEAVKRFYAEAELVMSLNHPNIVEVFSLERNKKTPFITMEYIEGKTLRELLNKKRLLDNQTIINISLDITKGLEYIHSKGIIHKDIKPKNILITNTTAKISDFGIASYGLTAYSHRQGAPSYMSPEQIKGRDIDHRTDIYSLGITMYEMATGQVPFKGSGDREILTKHLGLKPRSIKQINSEIHPNIESTIMKMLEKLPANRYQTASMLQLDLLEINMELSS, encoded by the coding sequence ATGAAACTTGCTGGATATGAGGTCATTAGAAAGATTGCTTCCGGTGGTATGAGCGATGTGTTTCAGGCAAAGAGGCTCTATGACAATAAATTAATTGCTATAAAGTTAATTAACTCGCACATATCAAAAAATACAGAAGCAGTGAAAAGATTTTATGCAGAAGCTGAGCTTGTGATGAGCTTGAATCATCCTAATATTGTCGAGGTTTTTTCTCTGGAAAGGAATAAAAAAACGCCTTTCATAACAATGGAGTATATAGAAGGAAAAACATTAAGGGAGCTTCTTAATAAAAAACGTCTACTTGATAATCAGACCATTATAAATATTAGTTTGGATATAACAAAAGGACTGGAATATATTCACTCTAAAGGAATTATTCACAAGGATATAAAGCCTAAGAATATTCTTATTACAAACACTACAGCTAAAATAAGTGATTTTGGAATTGCTTCTTATGGGCTAACTGCGTATTCTCATAGACAGGGAGCTCCTAGCTATATGTCTCCGGAACAGATCAAAGGAAGAGATATTGACCACAGAACTGATATATACAGCCTTGGAATTACAATGTATGAAATGGCAACTGGGCAAGTGCCCTTCAAGGGATCCGGAGATCGGGAGATACTGACAAAGCACCTAGGTCTTAAGCCCAGATCCATAAAACAAATCAATAGCGAAATACATCCAAATATTGAAAGCACCATTATGAAAATGCTTGAAAAATTACCTGCAAATAGGTATCAGACAGCAAGCATGCTGCAGCTTGACTTACTTGAAATCAATATGGAACTCTCCTCGTAG